One genomic segment of Amycolatopsis sp. Hca4 includes these proteins:
- the ilvD gene encoding dihydroxy-acid dehydratase: MTIDPKPRSRTVTDGIEAAPARGMLRAVGMGDGDWTKPIIGVASSWNEITPCNLSLDRLAQASKEGVHAAGGYPLQFGTISVSDGISMGHDGMHFSLVSREVIADSVETVMQAERLDGSILLAGCDKSLPGMLMAAARLDLASVFLYAGTIAPGWVKLTDGTEKDVTLIDAFEAVGACRAGRMKTADLDRIERAICPGEGACGGMYTANTMASAAEAMGMSMPGSAAPPSADRRRDHYAHLSGEAVVGLLEKGITARDILTREAFENAITVVMALGGSTNAVLHLLAIAHEAKVELTLDDFNRVGDRVPHLGDLKPFGKYVMNDIDRHGGIPVLMKALLDEGLIHGDALTVTGRTVAENLAELDPDPIDGEVLRPLDNPLHPTGGITILRGSLAPEGAVVKSAGFDTANFEGPARVFEREQEAMAALNEGRIEAGDVVVIRYEGPKGGPGMREMLAITAAIKGAGLGKDVLLLTDGRFSGGTTGLCIGHVAPEAVDGGPIAFVRTGDRIAVDIKARSIDLLVDAAELARRREGWEPLPNKFGEGVLGKYVKLVRSSSYGAVTS; this comes from the coding sequence ATGACGATCGACCCGAAGCCCCGCAGCCGCACGGTGACCGACGGGATCGAGGCCGCGCCCGCCAGAGGCATGCTGCGCGCGGTCGGGATGGGGGACGGCGACTGGACGAAACCGATCATCGGCGTCGCCAGCTCGTGGAACGAGATCACGCCGTGCAACCTCTCGCTGGACCGGCTGGCCCAGGCGTCCAAGGAGGGCGTGCACGCGGCCGGCGGCTACCCGCTGCAGTTCGGCACCATCTCGGTGTCCGACGGCATCTCCATGGGCCACGACGGCATGCACTTCTCGCTGGTCTCCCGCGAGGTCATCGCCGACTCGGTCGAGACGGTCATGCAGGCCGAGCGGCTCGACGGCTCGATACTGCTGGCCGGCTGCGACAAGTCCCTGCCGGGCATGCTGATGGCCGCCGCGCGCCTCGACCTGGCCTCGGTGTTCCTCTACGCCGGCACGATCGCCCCCGGCTGGGTGAAGCTCACCGACGGCACCGAGAAGGACGTCACCCTGATCGACGCCTTCGAGGCGGTCGGCGCCTGCCGGGCCGGGCGGATGAAGACCGCCGACCTCGACCGCATCGAACGCGCCATCTGCCCCGGTGAAGGCGCCTGCGGCGGGATGTACACCGCGAACACGATGGCGTCGGCCGCCGAGGCGATGGGGATGAGCATGCCGGGCTCGGCCGCGCCGCCGTCCGCGGACCGCCGCCGCGACCACTACGCCCACCTGTCCGGGGAAGCCGTCGTCGGGCTGCTCGAAAAGGGCATCACCGCGCGGGACATCCTGACGCGGGAGGCGTTCGAGAACGCCATCACCGTCGTGATGGCCCTCGGTGGTTCGACCAACGCCGTGCTGCACCTGCTGGCCATCGCGCACGAGGCCAAGGTCGAGCTGACCTTGGACGACTTCAACCGCGTCGGCGACCGCGTCCCGCACCTGGGCGACCTGAAGCCGTTCGGCAAGTACGTCATGAACGACATCGACCGCCACGGCGGCATCCCGGTGCTGATGAAGGCCCTGCTGGACGAGGGCCTGATCCACGGCGACGCGCTGACCGTCACCGGCCGCACGGTGGCCGAGAACCTGGCCGAGCTGGACCCGGACCCGATCGACGGCGAGGTCCTGCGTCCACTGGACAACCCGCTGCACCCGACCGGCGGCATCACCATCCTGCGCGGTTCGCTCGCCCCCGAGGGCGCGGTCGTGAAGTCCGCGGGCTTCGACACCGCCAACTTCGAGGGCCCGGCCCGCGTGTTCGAGCGCGAGCAGGAAGCCATGGCCGCGCTGAACGAGGGCCGGATCGAGGCGGGCGACGTCGTCGTCATCCGCTACGAGGGCCCCAAGGGCGGCCCGGGGATGCGCGAGATGCTGGCGATCACCGCGGCGATCAAGGGCGCCGGGCTCGGCAAGGACGTGCTGCTGCTGACCGACGGGCGGTTCTCCGGCGGCACCACCGGCCTGTGCATCGGCCACGTCGCCCCCGAGGCGGTCGACGGCGGCCCGATCGCCTTCGTCCGCACCGGCGACCGGATCGCCGTCGACATCAAGGCCCGCAGCATAGACCTGCTGGTCGACGCGGCCGAGCTGGCGCGGCGCCGGGAGGGCTGGGAGCCGCTGCCGAACAAGTTCGGGGAAGGCGTGCTCGGCAAGTACGTGAAGCTGGTGCGGTCGTCGTCCTACGGGGCCGTCACGAGCTGA
- a CDS encoding class I adenylate-forming enzyme family protein: MSFFLTKVLAALEDGGDRPLFVQDGVTTHHQARDRLRRLHGGLGEVETLAVDLRNRPETVLVQLAGLLRGATVLMVPASAPTADRLAAARGATVVTDRPHAWPGGDVRTLADLDGEPEPLHPPGTVRLLFPTGGTTGAPKLIRHSGIYDGMAYLFTPSPDGPGRTLLVAPMTHMTGNATVLGTLLRQDTLVIHDGFDAEAVLDAIQEHRIDTLSLTPPRLAALLDHPKRPETDLGSVRSLSLGAAPLPPHRLAQALDVFGPVVGQGYGLTEAPMIASISAAELIGHPERLGSVGRIVPGMEARLTADGEVEVRGLSMMDGYLGGPEIGAGWLRTGDLGRFDDEGYLYLLDRADDVVVVGEHGTKVPTTVVEHALETHPAVRSAAVFGHGDRLHAVVVATGEVTADALKAHARDTFGQEHYVPAAVDFADTLPLTEVGKVDKRALAQLVTAP; encoded by the coding sequence GTGAGCTTCTTCCTGACGAAGGTCCTCGCCGCGCTCGAGGACGGCGGTGACCGTCCGCTCTTCGTCCAGGACGGCGTCACCACCCACCACCAGGCCCGCGACCGGTTGCGCCGCCTGCACGGCGGCCTCGGCGAGGTCGAAACCCTCGCCGTCGACCTGCGCAACCGGCCCGAGACGGTCCTCGTCCAGCTCGCGGGTCTCCTCCGCGGGGCGACCGTGCTCATGGTCCCCGCTTCCGCTCCGACAGCGGACCGGCTCGCCGCGGCGAGGGGCGCCACCGTCGTCACCGACCGCCCGCACGCCTGGCCCGGCGGCGACGTCCGCACCCTCGCCGACCTCGACGGCGAGCCCGAGCCGCTGCACCCGCCCGGGACCGTCCGCCTCCTCTTCCCCACCGGCGGCACCACCGGCGCCCCGAAGCTCATCCGGCACAGCGGCATCTACGACGGCATGGCCTACCTCTTCACGCCGTCGCCCGACGGCCCGGGCCGCACGCTGCTGGTCGCCCCGATGACCCACATGACCGGCAACGCCACCGTGCTCGGCACCCTGCTGCGGCAGGACACCCTCGTCATCCACGACGGTTTCGACGCGGAAGCCGTCCTCGACGCGATCCAGGAGCACCGGATCGACACCCTTTCGCTGACTCCGCCGCGGCTGGCCGCGCTGCTCGACCACCCGAAGCGCCCGGAAACCGACCTCGGCAGCGTCCGCTCGCTCTCCCTCGGCGCCGCGCCCCTGCCGCCGCACCGGCTGGCGCAGGCCCTCGACGTCTTCGGCCCGGTCGTCGGCCAGGGTTACGGCCTCACCGAGGCGCCGATGATCGCGAGCATCTCCGCGGCCGAGCTGATCGGCCACCCGGAGCGGCTCGGGTCGGTCGGCCGGATCGTGCCCGGCATGGAGGCCCGCCTCACCGCCGACGGCGAGGTCGAGGTGCGCGGACTGTCCATGATGGACGGTTATCTCGGCGGACCGGAGATCGGCGCGGGCTGGCTGCGCACCGGCGACCTCGGCCGGTTCGACGACGAGGGCTACCTCTACCTGCTCGACCGCGCCGACGACGTCGTCGTGGTCGGCGAACACGGCACGAAGGTCCCCACGACCGTCGTCGAACACGCCCTCGAGACGCACCCGGCGGTGCGGAGCGCGGCCGTCTTCGGCCACGGCGATCGGCTCCACGCCGTCGTAGTCGCCACCGGCGAAGTCACGGCAGACGCCCTGAAAGCGCACGCCCGGGACACCTTCGGCCAGGAGCACTACGTCCCGGCCGCCGTGGACTTCGCCGACACGCTGCCGCTCACCGAAGTCGGCAAGGTCGACAAGCGCGCCCTCGCTCAGCTCGTGACGGCCCCGTAG
- a CDS encoding SsgA family sporulation/cell division regulator — protein sequence MTDPNSVISARIDFALRTFGAGPRPVPAELEYDTLDPYAVAVVLHAGPSAVRWLFGRDLLADGLLARCGDGDVRIGPAGDPALVVVELSSPDGAAVLEAPAKEIAAFLDQTYDVVPAGSESDWFDFDEEMAKLSYHD from the coding sequence ATGACGGACCCGAACAGCGTGATCAGTGCCCGCATCGACTTCGCCCTGCGCACCTTCGGCGCCGGACCGCGACCGGTGCCGGCCGAGCTGGAGTACGACACCCTCGACCCGTACGCGGTCGCTGTGGTGCTGCACGCCGGCCCGAGCGCGGTCCGGTGGCTGTTCGGCCGCGACCTGCTCGCCGACGGTCTGCTCGCCCGCTGCGGCGACGGCGACGTGCGCATCGGCCCGGCCGGCGACCCCGCGCTGGTCGTCGTGGAGCTGAGCTCCCCCGACGGCGCCGCGGTGCTCGAAGCACCCGCGAAGGAGATCGCGGCCTTCCTCGACCAGACCTACGACGTCGTCCCGGCCGGCAGCGAGAGCGACTGGTTCGACTTCGACGAGGAAATGGCCAAGCTTTCCTACCACGACTGA
- the sigK gene encoding ECF RNA polymerase sigma factor SigK, with the protein MGERGRLRLQPDEAPATAPSAEELLRQVAAGDETAFASLYDLIAGPVLGLVTRVLRSHAQAEEVTQEVLVEVWRKATRYEPERGSALSWVLTIAHRRAVDRVRSHQAGVDREERAGLMDVRRPFDEVTESTLAGLEQQRVRQCLAALTDLQRESIVLAYYNGYTYPEVAEVLKVAPGTVKTRIRDGLIRLRDCLGVDR; encoded by the coding sequence ATGGGTGAGCGTGGGCGGCTACGGCTGCAGCCGGACGAGGCGCCGGCCACCGCGCCGAGCGCCGAGGAGCTGCTTCGGCAGGTGGCGGCGGGTGACGAGACGGCGTTCGCGTCGCTCTACGACCTCATCGCCGGCCCGGTGCTCGGCCTCGTGACGCGCGTGCTGCGCAGTCACGCCCAGGCCGAGGAGGTGACGCAGGAGGTGCTGGTGGAGGTGTGGCGCAAGGCCACGCGGTACGAGCCGGAGCGCGGCAGCGCGCTGTCGTGGGTGCTGACCATCGCCCACCGCCGGGCCGTGGACCGCGTGCGCTCGCACCAGGCCGGCGTCGACCGCGAGGAGCGGGCCGGCCTGATGGACGTGCGGCGGCCGTTCGACGAGGTCACCGAGTCCACTTTGGCCGGTCTGGAGCAGCAGCGGGTGCGGCAGTGCCTGGCCGCGCTGACCGACCTGCAGCGCGAGTCGATCGTGCTGGCCTACTACAACGGCTACACCTACCCCGAGGTCGCGGAGGTGCTGAAGGTCGCGCCGGGCACGGTCAAGACCCGCATCCGCGACGGCCTGATCCGGCTGCGCGACTGCCTGGGGGTGGACCGATGA
- a CDS encoding anti-sigma factor yields the protein MTAELHTLTGAYALDAVSDVERAEFERHLGECAACRQEVAELRATGARLGVAAAVDPPPQLKLLVLADAARTRQLPPQLPVVRRLSRAKTWQLRVSLFGAAAAALVAVLLGVTATPAPVDSVLSAPDAAAIEGTGEGHATLVVSRSRHQAVLLASDLPALDAGHVYQVWLLGGGGARSAGLMTSEASQRMLVADLPADVDRIGITVEPAGGSAGPTTPAVTRISLV from the coding sequence ATGACCGCCGAGCTGCACACCCTGACCGGGGCGTACGCACTGGACGCCGTGTCCGATGTGGAGCGTGCCGAGTTCGAACGCCACCTCGGCGAATGCGCCGCCTGCCGCCAGGAGGTGGCCGAGCTGCGGGCGACCGGCGCGCGGCTGGGCGTGGCCGCCGCGGTGGACCCGCCGCCGCAGCTGAAGCTGCTGGTGCTCGCCGACGCGGCCCGCACCCGCCAGCTGCCGCCGCAGCTGCCGGTCGTGCGCCGGCTGAGCCGGGCCAAGACGTGGCAGCTGCGCGTGTCGCTGTTCGGGGCGGCGGCCGCGGCACTGGTGGCGGTCCTGCTCGGCGTCACCGCGACCCCCGCCCCCGTCGACTCGGTGCTGAGCGCGCCGGACGCGGCCGCGATCGAGGGAACCGGCGAAGGGCACGCCACGCTCGTCGTCTCGCGCAGCCGGCACCAGGCCGTGCTGCTCGCCTCGGACCTGCCCGCGCTCGACGCCGGGCACGTCTACCAGGTGTGGCTGCTCGGCGGCGGCGGTGCGCGGTCGGCCGGGCTGATGACGTCCGAGGCGTCCCAGCGGATGCTCGTGGCCGACCTGCCCGCCGACGTCGACCGGATCGGGATCACCGTCGAGCCCGCCGGTGGTTCGGCGGGGCCGACCACCCCCGCCGTCACCAGGATTTCGCTTGTTTAG
- a CDS encoding fasciclin domain-containing protein, whose product MTKLRVAGIGVAAVAALSLTACSSSDTASSGSSSSSMPSSSVPAPSSSMASGSANGVTTNADVFGPACSQLPQGSAPGSLDSMGPQPVASAASTNPLLTKLVAAVKATNLVDTLNSQEAITVFAPADPAFAALGDAKFNELAGKPAELAPILQYHVVGKRYDAKGLAAAGSVDTLNTAGGPVKIEGSGENMTINGAKILCGNIPTKNATVFVIDKVLTPGTNK is encoded by the coding sequence GTGACCAAGCTTCGTGTCGCCGGAATCGGTGTCGCCGCTGTCGCCGCCCTTTCGCTGACCGCGTGCAGCAGCAGCGACACCGCTTCGTCGGGCAGCTCCAGCAGCTCGATGCCGTCGTCGTCGGTGCCCGCGCCGTCGTCCAGCATGGCTTCCGGCAGCGCCAACGGCGTGACCACCAACGCCGATGTCTTCGGCCCGGCCTGTTCGCAGCTGCCGCAGGGTTCCGCGCCCGGCTCGCTGGACTCGATGGGCCCGCAGCCGGTCGCCTCGGCCGCCTCGACCAACCCGCTGCTGACCAAGCTGGTGGCCGCGGTCAAGGCCACCAACCTGGTCGACACGCTCAACAGCCAGGAGGCCATCACGGTCTTCGCGCCGGCCGACCCGGCGTTCGCCGCCCTGGGCGACGCCAAGTTCAACGAGCTGGCCGGCAAGCCCGCCGAGCTGGCCCCGATCCTGCAGTACCACGTCGTCGGCAAGCGCTACGACGCCAAGGGCCTCGCCGCGGCCGGTTCGGTCGACACGCTCAACACCGCCGGCGGCCCGGTGAAGATCGAGGGCTCGGGCGAGAACATGACGATCAACGGCGCGAAGATCCTGTGCGGCAACATCCCCACCAAGAACGCGACCGTCTTCGTGATCGACAAGGTGCTGACCCCGGGCACCAACAAGTGA
- a CDS encoding LLM class flavin-dependent oxidoreductase, with protein MSRPLRKLGFLTIGLFDPADPRRGHESTLEIIELGERLGFDSAWVRHRHLQHGISSPVAVLAAASQRTSRIELGTAVIPLGWENPLRLAEDLATVDLLSGGRLNPGLSVGPPMRWDDVKHALYPDTADAEDFSYNRVQRLLDFVRGEPATGFSGTQGFEVFSDRVQPQAPGLGDRLWYGGASLRSAEWAGKHRMNFLTSSVVKAESESTDFAEIQLSHIRTFREHHPAGRISQGLVVIPTDSATPEQRAKYEAYAEKRLPRTAEPQGPARMLFSPDFVGTSAEIAERLHAHQAFREIDEVAFALPFTFEHEDYVQILTDIAERLGPLLGR; from the coding sequence GTGTCACGACCTCTGCGGAAGCTCGGCTTCCTGACCATCGGCCTGTTCGACCCGGCCGACCCGCGCCGCGGCCACGAGTCGACGCTGGAGATCATCGAACTGGGCGAGCGGCTCGGGTTCGACAGCGCCTGGGTGCGCCACCGGCACCTGCAGCACGGCATCTCCTCGCCGGTCGCCGTGCTGGCCGCCGCGTCGCAGCGGACCAGCCGGATCGAGCTCGGCACCGCGGTGATCCCGCTCGGCTGGGAGAACCCGCTGCGGCTGGCCGAGGACCTCGCCACCGTCGACCTGCTCTCCGGCGGGCGGCTCAACCCCGGGCTCAGCGTCGGCCCGCCGATGCGCTGGGACGACGTCAAGCACGCCCTCTACCCGGACACCGCGGACGCCGAGGACTTCTCCTACAACCGCGTGCAACGGCTGCTGGACTTCGTGCGCGGCGAGCCGGCCACCGGGTTCAGCGGCACCCAGGGGTTCGAGGTGTTCTCCGACCGCGTCCAGCCGCAGGCACCCGGCCTCGGCGACCGGCTCTGGTACGGCGGCGCGAGCCTGCGCTCGGCGGAGTGGGCGGGCAAGCACCGGATGAACTTCTTGACCAGCAGCGTGGTCAAGGCCGAAAGCGAAAGCACCGACTTCGCCGAAATCCAGCTTTCGCACATCCGGACCTTCCGCGAGCACCACCCCGCCGGGCGCATTTCGCAGGGGCTCGTCGTGATCCCGACCGACAGCGCGACACCGGAACAGCGCGCGAAATACGAGGCTTACGCCGAAAAACGGCTGCCGCGCACTGCGGAACCGCAGGGTCCCGCGCGGATGCTGTTTTCCCCCGATTTCGTCGGCACGTCCGCGGAAATCGCCGAGCGCCTGCACGCACACCAGGCGTTCCGCGAGATCGACGAGGTGGCTTTCGCCCTGCCGTTCACCTTCGAACACGAAGACTACGTGCAGATCCTCACCGACATCGCGGAACGCCTGGGTCCCCTGCTCGGACGTTAG
- a CDS encoding TetR/AcrR family transcriptional regulator C-terminal domain-containing protein, producing MTTEARIPLSRERVLRAAVALADEHGLGAVTMRRLAEDLGAEAMSLYYHVAKKEDVLDGIVEVVAEEVNDAVAGVAPGPDWKQTARRRILAARQVFLRHRWAPGLFGTRSATSLAVLKYYDGLVGLMREGGFSHDRIHHALHALGSRALGFSQELFAPNAGASADVPAELAAQLPNLVGMLAEIAHDDPDSTLGWCDDQAEFEFGLDLVLDGLDRLR from the coding sequence GTGACCACCGAAGCCCGGATCCCGCTGAGCCGGGAACGCGTGCTGCGGGCGGCCGTCGCGCTCGCCGACGAGCACGGCCTGGGCGCGGTGACGATGCGCCGGCTGGCCGAGGACCTCGGCGCCGAGGCGATGTCGCTCTACTACCACGTGGCCAAGAAGGAAGACGTGCTCGACGGGATCGTCGAGGTGGTCGCCGAGGAGGTCAACGACGCCGTGGCGGGGGTGGCACCCGGCCCGGACTGGAAGCAGACGGCCCGGCGGCGCATCCTCGCCGCCCGGCAGGTGTTCCTCCGCCACCGCTGGGCGCCCGGCCTGTTCGGCACGCGCTCGGCGACGAGCCTCGCGGTGCTGAAGTACTACGACGGCCTGGTCGGCCTGATGCGCGAAGGCGGGTTCTCCCACGACCGGATCCACCACGCCCTGCACGCGCTGGGCAGCCGCGCGCTCGGGTTCAGCCAGGAGCTGTTCGCCCCGAACGCCGGCGCGTCGGCCGACGTCCCCGCGGAACTGGCCGCCCAGCTGCCGAACCTGGTCGGGATGCTGGCCGAGATCGCCCACGACGACCCGGACTCGACCCTGGGCTGGTGCGACGACCAGGCGGAGTTCGAGTTCGGCCTGGACCTCGTCCTCGACGGTCTCGACCGGCTGCGCTAG
- a CDS encoding NAD(P)-dependent alcohol dehydrogenase: MKALVQRAYGPPDGLTWEDVPEPVPGPGEVLVRVHATSVNPYDWHFLRGEPYVARLMTGGFGLRRPPVGVLGCDLAGRVASAGEEFGPGDDVYALLPRGAHAEYVCVPEDLLAPMPSNLTHEQAAAMPMAAVTALVALRGVEAGQRVLVNGASGGVGTFAVQLARALGAHVDAVCGAANASAVHALGAEHVFDYRAEDFTRSERRYDVLLDIAGSRTVFACRRVLARTGTFVAVGGPAGRWVQPAGHVFAALASGPFARRRVVLADAVACRDKAAALRELAGLVERGAVTPVVDRSYPFDDLRAAFAHSESGHAKGKVVVTLGG, encoded by the coding sequence ATGAAGGCTCTGGTGCAACGCGCGTACGGCCCGCCGGACGGCTTGACCTGGGAAGACGTGCCCGAGCCGGTGCCCGGTCCCGGCGAGGTGCTGGTGCGGGTGCACGCCACTTCGGTCAACCCGTACGACTGGCACTTCCTCAGAGGCGAGCCGTACGTGGCCCGGCTGATGACCGGCGGGTTCGGCCTGCGGCGCCCGCCGGTGGGCGTGCTCGGGTGCGACCTGGCCGGCCGGGTCGCGTCGGCGGGCGAGGAGTTCGGGCCCGGCGACGACGTCTACGCGCTGCTGCCGCGCGGTGCGCACGCCGAGTACGTCTGCGTGCCCGAAGACCTGCTGGCGCCGATGCCGTCGAACCTCACGCACGAGCAGGCGGCGGCGATGCCGATGGCGGCCGTCACCGCGCTGGTGGCCCTGCGGGGTGTCGAAGCCGGGCAGCGGGTGCTGGTCAACGGCGCTTCCGGCGGGGTCGGCACCTTCGCCGTCCAGCTGGCTCGGGCGCTCGGGGCGCACGTCGACGCCGTCTGCGGCGCGGCCAACGCTTCGGCGGTGCACGCACTCGGCGCGGAGCACGTCTTCGACTACCGGGCCGAGGACTTCACGCGCAGCGAGCGCCGCTACGACGTCCTGCTGGACATCGCCGGCAGCCGGACGGTGTTCGCCTGCCGCCGGGTGCTCGCGCGGACCGGCACGTTCGTCGCCGTGGGCGGCCCGGCCGGACGGTGGGTGCAGCCCGCGGGGCACGTCTTCGCCGCACTGGCGTCCGGCCCGTTCGCCCGGCGGCGGGTGGTGCTCGCGGATGCGGTGGCGTGCCGGGACAAGGCGGCCGCCCTCCGCGAGCTGGCCGGCCTGGTGGAGCGGGGCGCGGTCACGCCGGTCGTCGACCGGAGCTACCCGTTCGACGACCTGCGCGCCGCGTTCGCTCACTCGGAATCAGGGCACGCCAAGGGCAAGGTGGTCGTGACCCTCGGCGGCTAG
- a CDS encoding dienelactone hydrolase family protein — MSALTGPPTTSGLREKISRRRPWRAKATGVVLAALALTTAVAAPAPAAANPYERGPDPTTASIEATRGSFATSTDTVSRLAVSGFGGGTIYYPTTTTAGTFGAISIAPGFTATQSSIAWLGPRLASQGFVVFTIDTLTTSDQPDSRGRQLLASLDYLTQQSSVRSRIDSSRLGVVGHSMGGGGTLEASRSRPSLQAAVPLTGWHLTKNWSTLQVPTLVVGAQSDTVAPVATHSIPFYTSLPSTLDRAYLELRGASHFAPNSPNTTIAKYTLSWLKRFIDNDTRYEQFLCPIPRTDLSISDYRGNCPHNG; from the coding sequence ATGTCTGCACTCACCGGCCCGCCGACGACGTCCGGCTTGCGTGAGAAAATTTCCCGCCGCCGGCCGTGGCGCGCCAAGGCCACCGGCGTCGTGCTGGCCGCGCTGGCGCTGACCACCGCGGTCGCCGCGCCGGCGCCCGCCGCCGCGAACCCCTACGAGCGGGGCCCCGACCCGACCACGGCCAGCATCGAAGCCACCCGCGGCTCCTTCGCGACCAGCACCGACACCGTGTCGCGGCTGGCCGTCTCCGGCTTCGGCGGCGGCACCATCTACTACCCGACGACCACGACCGCCGGCACGTTCGGCGCGATCTCGATCGCGCCGGGCTTCACCGCCACGCAGTCGAGCATCGCCTGGCTGGGCCCGCGCCTGGCTTCGCAGGGCTTCGTCGTGTTCACCATCGACACCCTGACCACCTCCGACCAGCCCGACAGCCGCGGCAGGCAGCTGCTGGCCTCCTTGGACTACCTGACCCAGCAGAGCTCGGTGCGCTCGCGCATCGACAGCAGCCGGCTCGGCGTCGTCGGGCACTCCATGGGCGGCGGCGGCACGCTCGAAGCGTCGCGGTCACGCCCGTCGCTGCAGGCCGCGGTGCCGCTGACCGGCTGGCACCTGACGAAGAACTGGTCGACGCTGCAGGTGCCGACGCTGGTCGTCGGGGCGCAGTCGGACACCGTCGCCCCGGTGGCGACCCACTCGATCCCGTTCTACACGAGTCTTCCGTCCACTCTGGACCGCGCGTACCTCGAACTGCGCGGCGCCAGCCACTTCGCGCCCAACTCGCCGAACACGACGATCGCGAAGTACACGCTGTCGTGGCTCAAGCGGTTCATCGACAACGACACTCGCTACGAGCAGTTCCTCTGCCCGATCCCCCGCACCGACCTGTCCATTTCGGACTACCGGGGCAACTGCCCGCACAACGGCTAG
- a CDS encoding QsdR family transcriptional regulator, with product MTVSTDDIVRHAARLLMAGTRLDLGRMAAELGISRTTFFRRVGNRDDLMGAALRLLSDRTWQRALDGWRAEHGDAVRTPDDRLRCLWVMEAYRREVAGSEGMRKLIEAESNVALRVLTDPRGAVQPGLVDAHVELFHADAEAAGLAPLVGLPDLAFAVVRLGESFLYSDVLAARSVDLTVATTLIDTLVRGALDPVRVH from the coding sequence GTGACCGTCTCGACCGACGACATCGTCCGGCACGCCGCCCGCCTGCTGATGGCCGGGACGCGCCTCGACCTCGGCCGGATGGCCGCCGAGCTCGGGATCTCGCGCACCACCTTCTTCCGCCGCGTCGGCAACCGCGACGACCTGATGGGCGCCGCCCTGCGGCTGCTGTCCGACCGGACCTGGCAGCGCGCGCTCGACGGCTGGCGCGCCGAACACGGCGACGCGGTCCGCACCCCCGACGACCGGCTGCGCTGCCTCTGGGTCATGGAGGCCTACCGCCGCGAGGTCGCCGGCAGCGAAGGCATGCGCAAGCTCATCGAAGCGGAGTCGAACGTCGCGCTCCGCGTGCTCACCGATCCGCGCGGTGCCGTCCAGCCCGGGCTGGTCGACGCGCACGTCGAGCTCTTCCACGCCGACGCCGAAGCGGCCGGGCTGGCCCCGCTGGTCGGGCTGCCGGACCTGGCCTTCGCGGTCGTCCGGCTCGGCGAGTCCTTCCTCTACTCCGACGTCCTGGCCGCCCGCTCGGTGGACCTGACCGTCGCGACGACGCTGATCGACACCCTCGTTCGCGGCGCCCTGGATCCGGTCCGGGTGCACTGA
- a CDS encoding DsbA family oxidoreductase: MWSDLVCPWCYLGKRRFERAVAEVGADVEVVHHSFQLDPSFPRGTSRPTREVLSEKYGRTLEEADAMEAQMEERAAADGLEYHLDGVHMGNTVDGHRLVHLAASHGLADAVVDRFYAAHFTERRSLFDRDSLVSLAAEAGLDAAEARAVLESDAYEAEVAADGEQARALGASGVPFFVIDQRYGVAGAQSTEVFAQVLRQVSAAAAG, encoded by the coding sequence ATCTGGTCCGATCTGGTCTGTCCCTGGTGCTACCTCGGCAAGCGCCGCTTCGAGCGGGCGGTGGCCGAGGTGGGTGCCGACGTCGAGGTGGTGCACCACTCGTTCCAGCTCGACCCGTCGTTCCCGCGTGGCACGTCCCGGCCGACGCGGGAGGTGCTGTCCGAGAAGTACGGCCGCACCCTGGAGGAGGCGGACGCGATGGAAGCCCAGATGGAGGAGCGAGCGGCGGCCGACGGCCTCGAGTACCACCTCGACGGCGTCCACATGGGCAACACGGTCGACGGCCACCGCCTGGTCCACCTCGCGGCTTCACACGGTCTGGCCGATGCTGTCGTGGACAGGTTCTACGCGGCGCACTTCACGGAGCGCCGGTCGCTGTTCGACCGCGATTCGCTGGTGTCACTGGCGGCGGAAGCGGGTCTGGACGCAGCCGAGGCGCGGGCGGTGCTCGAGTCCGACGCGTACGAAGCGGAAGTGGCGGCGGACGGAGAGCAGGCCCGCGCCCTCGGCGCGTCCGGCGTCCCGTTCTTCGTGATCGACCAGCGCTACGGCGTGGCGGGCGCCCAGTCGACGGAGGTGTTCGCCCAGGTGCTGCGGCAGGTCAGCGCCGCCGCCGCCGGGTGA